A single region of the Chionomys nivalis chromosome 5, mChiNiv1.1, whole genome shotgun sequence genome encodes:
- the Tmcc2 gene encoding transmembrane and coiled-coil domains protein 2 isoform X3: MKSKEKGTAGEKGDLVALSLPSGPGHGDTDGPISLDVPDGAPDPQRTKAAIDHLHQKILKITEQIKIEQEARDDNVAEYLKLANNADKQQVSRIKQVFEKKNQKSAQTIAQLHKKLEHYRRRLKEIEQNGPSRQPKDVLRDMQQGLKDVGANMRAGISGFGGGVVEGVKGSLSGLSQATHTAVVSKPREFASLIRNKFGSADNIAHLKDPMEDGPPEEAARALSGSATLVSSPKYGSDDECSSASASSAGAGSNSGAGPGGALGSPRSNTLYGAPGNLDTLLEELRDIKQGQSHLEDSMEDLKTQLQRDYTYMTQCLQEERYRYERLEEQLNDLTELHQNEMTNLKQELASMEEKVAYQSYERARDIQEAVESCLTRVTKLELQQQQQQVVQLEGVENANARALLGKFINVILALMAVLLVFVSTIANFITPLMKTRLRITSTALLLLVLFLLWKHWDSLTYLLERVLLPS; this comes from the exons ATGAAGTCCAAGGAAAAAGGaactgct GGTGAAAAGGGAGATCTTGTGGCCCTGAGCCTCCCCTCTGGCCCTGGCCATGGTGACACTGATGGCCCCATCAGTCTGGACGTGCCAGATGGAGCGCCCGACCCCCAGCGGACTAAGGCTGCCATTGACCACCTGCACCAGAAGATCCTGAAGATCACCGAGCAGATCAAGATCGAGCAGGAGGCGCGGGATGATAACGTGGCGGAGTACCTGAAGCTGGCCAACAATGCGGACAAGCAGCAGGTGTCGCGCATCAAGCAGGTGTTTGAGAAGAAGAATCAAAAGTCGGCCCAGACCATCGCCCAGCTGCACAAGAAACTAGAGCACTACCGCCGGCGCCTGAAGGAGATAGAGCAGAACGGGCCCTCGCGACAGCCTAAAGATGTGCTGCGCGATATGCAGCAAGGGCTAAAGGATGTGGGCGCCAACATGCGTGCCGGCATCAGTGGCTTCGGGGGTGGCGTGGTGGAGGGTGTCAAAGGCAGTCTCTCTGGCCTCTCGCAAGCTACCCATACTGCAGTGGTGTCCAAGCCCCGGGAGTTCGCCAGCCTCATTCGCAACAAGTTCGGCAGTGCCGACAACATTGCCCACCTGAAGGACCCGATGGAAGATGGACCCCCCGAAGAGGCAGCTCGGGCGCTGAGTGGCAGTGCCACGTTAGTCTCCAGCCCCAAGTACGGCAGTGACGATGAGTGTTCCAGTGCCAGTGCCAGCTCAGCTGGGGCGGGCAGCAACTCTGGGGCTGGGCCGGGAGGTGCGCTGGGGAGCCCTAGATCCAACACTCTTTATGGTGCCCCTGGAAATCTGGACACTCTGCTGGAGGAGTTGCGGGACATCAAGCAGGGCCAGTCACACCTGGAGGACTCCATGGAGGACTTGAAGACTCAGCTGCAGAGGGACTACACCTACATGACCCAGTGCCTGCAAGAAGAGCGCTACAG gTATGAGAGGCTGGAGGAGCAACTGAATGACCTGACTGAGCTCCACCAGAATGAGATGACCAACCTAAAGCAGGAGCTAGCCAGCATGGAGGAAAAGGTGGCCTACCAGTCCTACGAGAGGGCCCGAGACATCCAG GAGGCCGTGGAGTCCTGCCTGACTCGGGTCACCAAGCtggagctgcagcagcagcagcagcaggtggtGCAGTTAGAAGGTGTGGAGAACGCCAACGCACGCGCCCTGCTGGGCAAGTTCATCAACGTGATCCTGGCACTCATGGCCGTGCTGCTGGTGTTTGTGTCCACCATTGCCAACTTCATCACGCCCCTCATGAAGACACGCCTACGTATCACCAGCACCGCCCTCCTGCTccttgtcctcttcctcctctggaaGCATTGGGACTCGCTCACCTACCTCCTGGAGCGTGTGCTGCTGCCCAGCTGA